The following proteins are encoded in a genomic region of Rickettsiales bacterium:
- the virB9 gene encoding P-type conjugative transfer protein VirB9, with the protein MIKKNLFLGMLAISTMLSVPSYALIKPSPLATDARIKTVMYSPNEVIRFSGYYRYQSNIEFAAEEQIKTISLGDSVAWQINPVGNRLFIKPIEQDATTNMTVITNKHTYFFELHAGDVKSIEDKNLIFELRIIYPNDESAMETLHSAIDHVPDLEQDDLNKYNFRYTVSGSDDITPIRIFDDGEFTYFQFHDVNAEVPAFFMVDKEGNESVINYRARGPYIVIERVTARYTLRHGKSVVCVFNEAMKDGRAPQKSQSSSWF; encoded by the coding sequence ATGATTAAAAAGAACCTTTTCCTCGGAATGCTGGCGATTTCCACGATGCTTAGCGTACCATCCTATGCCCTCATTAAGCCCTCTCCGCTGGCGACTGACGCGCGCATCAAAACCGTCATGTACAGCCCGAACGAGGTAATCCGTTTTTCGGGGTATTATCGCTATCAGTCCAATATCGAATTCGCTGCGGAAGAGCAGATTAAAACCATCTCGCTGGGCGACTCCGTAGCATGGCAGATCAATCCCGTCGGCAATCGCCTGTTCATCAAGCCGATCGAGCAGGACGCCACCACGAACATGACTGTCATCACCAACAAGCACACCTATTTCTTCGAGCTGCATGCGGGTGACGTTAAAAGCATCGAAGATAAGAACCTGATTTTCGAACTGCGCATCATCTATCCGAACGATGAATCCGCAATGGAAACCCTGCACAGCGCGATAGACCATGTGCCCGACCTGGAGCAGGATGACCTTAACAAATACAATTTCCGTTATACGGTCAGCGGCTCTGACGATATCACCCCGATCCGTATTTTCGATGACGGTGAATTCACCTACTTCCAGTTCCACGATGTGAACGCGGAAGTTCCCGCTTTCTTCATGGTGGATAAGGAAGGCAATGAATCGGTCATTAACTACCGTGCCCGCGGACCTTACATTGTGATCGAACGTGTCACAGCACGTTATACGCTCCGCCATGGAAAGAGCGTTGTCTGCGTGTTCAATGAAGCGATGAAAGATGGCAGGGCGCCGCAGAAATCCCAAAGCAGTTCCTGGTTCTAG